One Arachis hypogaea cultivar Tifrunner chromosome 2, arahy.Tifrunner.gnm2.J5K5, whole genome shotgun sequence genomic window, ttaaaatttaaaaaggcaTCAAAGCATGCTTCAGTAAAAATTCCTTCCATTCTAAAAAATATACAGTGCCAGTGATCATTGCCAAAGTTGATTAACAGACAAAAATGTTATGCTGAAATATGTTCACCCCACAACTTTTAGTTATACACAGTCTTAGTAAAATGGATGGTTCACGATCTTATCTCCGACCTTTTTTCAGTAGATCTTTTCACCTCTGCCTCTCGCCGTTTTTGCTGCCTGCCCAACAAAAACACCGTCACTGTATCAATCGCATGTTGTCATCTCTTGTTAGTTTTGTGGATCTCTCTCGTTAGCTTTCATATGTCATCTATTCTAGTCCCACCTCTCTCCTCTATATGATTGAACAAATGCCAAACTGGAATCAAGATACATAAATACAACGCATAAAATTCAAGGTTGTTTATGTACTTACACAAATAGCATGTACCCACTGCCAGCATTAACAGCAGATAGAATTGCTGCATGAGCCCCAACAGTAGATACAGAATCCTGCCCCACAGAGGGCAGAGGATTTTTTCGATCACCATCCACCTGGAACAAAATCATTCACTAAAAATTTGTTAGCACAATGAGCCAATTAAGAATGTCCCTGAAGTTGCAGTTGACAAAGTTTAGATGAACACCTTATcccattttgattttttgttctgTCTACCATCCCGATTAATAGAGTCAGCTATAGGTGGCACCAAACCACTTGCAGCCACAGCAGAACCACCTGTGCAAAAACAATATCATAAAAGCACTATAAGATAACATCATAAATATATGAAAAATGACACCTAAGAAAAAGCTTCACTATTGCACAAAACATCTAGGAGGTTTCTGGACCTGCAACAGGCAAGCTGATTCTGGGAGCACCTGCTGCTACAATTCCCGGTTGTGTTCCCCCAGCGATAAATTCCATCTTCTGTGCTTTCTTCTTCTCATGTTCTTTCCTTTCACTTTCACGCCTCATATCAGCCTCTGTTTGTTCATTTAAGGcaccaaaaaataaatagaagttaaaaaatagaaaaaccagTATTTGctgcaaaatcaagagaaataaaatagatgagattggaaaaatattaaaaacagatGCTCAGAGATGGAAGCCAAAATATAGACATGCCAAGAACTAATGCCTAAACCTAGCAAATATTCAGTTTGCCAAGTCAAgaccaagaaaaattgacaatcaaaaaattaatagaaaaatctATAAGGCCTCATTTTCTTGAAGGTAACATTACATAATCTGATAAAATTATACTTCATCAAGAGTATAATAATTACTATAAAAGGTAGTGCTGCATTGCAGCCCAAAAGATAACCTCTAATGTATTTGTAGTGCAAGCAAAACACATTCTGACAGTTAAAAAAGGATTTTAACATCATTAaatactttaaagtttaaacacaCTGCCAGCTTGGAATAAACAACCTACTGTGGCCTAACACACAAGCCGTCATAACCAACAAATGTAGACAGACATCTACAGACCAAGGTAACCAATAGCAGCAAAATGAGCAGATGCGCCAAGGTTTTTAGTAGTGCAGATTTATAGTATTGATAACAAGTAGTTGAGTTTTAAGAACTAATGTGTATCAGAGATTATTTACAGGGTATCTACAATCTTGGGTACAGTGCCGCTCTATGATCTGCTATACCATCATAGCATCTTTGCGGTTTGTTCACCCAGCTGCACCATGCCACTATCAAAGCTTAACTACTATGGTCCAGACAGTAAAATAGTATGCATgataaatttaacaaaatcatgGAAAAGAGTAAAATGTAGACTAACATGGCAAATAACAGTCAGGAAATAAGGAGAGAAGCAGCAGTTACTGACCAATTTCATCAAAGAAGTCGCTTGAATCATATCCATGAGGGTCAAATACATCTTTACTGAAGCAAGACCCTATTTGGTCAATTTCTTGATACCTCACTGCATGCAATAAGAAGTCAGGATTTCGATAGTTCTTTCTGTTGCGAACTTCGGCATTAAAACTTTTTCCAGCCTTCTTATACTccaagaacttatttatttttctctgcAATCGAAAAAGAATCCATAATTACAGAATTACAGCCAACTTTTAAGGGATAGTACTGAGAAGAGAAGGGGGCATCCACTAGAAAATATTAATGTCTAGATAGTATAAAACTGAGGTAAAAGATCTACAAAATAGAACCCTCTAATTATTAACAGAAGGTATTTCATTGAGGCAATTAGAAAACATGGATTGCTAAATCATTACCAAAGAATGTTCTTGCACAAAAAATTGAGGGaacttacaattaaatccaacatCAAACCAGCGCAGAAGACAAGCTAAGTGGTTTACTTAACTTATTGAATGCTACTTTACAATCTATTAAAATGGTATTCAACTGTTGATAATATTCAAATGCTGTAACAAAACTTACTTGCAGTTCCTCTGAGCATTTTGCTTTTGGTGGAGGAGGGAGAAATTTATTCAATGGGTCTTCAGCTTTTTGCTCATCTTGACCTGCTTCTACAGGTTCTGCATCATCAGGTCCAATCATGGCATCATCATTCATTGTATCAGATTTCAACTGCTCAGATAATTGAGGAGTGTTTGCTTGATTGCTAGGTGTCATAACGTGGACTGCTCCAGATGGTGTTCTATCTAGCAAATCACCTGCAATTACATGTTCCAGAGGGTAGTAAGTTAGAGGCAGGAGAAATGAACATGTAGCAAACTAGCAATTGTACtgtatttgaataaaaattaaatcaagcaATATCATCTTTCGAATACAGGATTGCTACTCTTCCCATCCCAAATTACACCGCATTCTAAGCATGAGTTAAATGCATAAAGATGCATTTCAATCACGATTTATCATAAGTATCATACAAGTTTCATCGGATTTCAATCATCATTGTAATATCATATTGCACTTACCATTGGTCAAATTAAGCTGGTCCCCATACATGACTCGAACACTGCCTCCTATCTGTCCTTCCTGCAATCATTGGCAACAAACACACCCATCATTCTCACTTCCAAAGAAAACCGAAGAGAAAACATAAGATTCTACAAAAGGAGTGTACCTCAGGCTCAGGAGACATTGCAACTTCGTCATGACCATAGTCCACTATAGTAAGCTTTCCTCTCCCGCTCCTCGTCGAATCCGACGGCAGCACCGCCACCACTCGTTTGTGTTAACACGCTGCGGCGTTGGAGTTCCAAACCTGCGCTTCTCCGCCGGCGTGGACACCTCGTCCGCAACTCCATCGTTACTTGAATCAACCCCTGCCATTCTATCCGCGTCGGTGGCAGTCAAATTTACCTCCGCAGCGAATCCTCCGGCGGCGGCGTCCTCGTTCTGCTCGTGGCGCATATCTATCTCTTGgttatcttcttcatcttcttcggcGTCCTCCATATCGTCGTCTCCATCGTCGTTGTACATGGACAATAAGGCTATACCTTCAGATTGCTTTCTTCTTGGATGCCATTGGCAGAAGCTAGGGTTCCGGCGAGGGAACAAATGAAGAGATTGTTTCCTGTGAAGGGTTGAAATTGAGTGACAGGGAAGTGTTGTTGAGCTGCGAGTGAAGGGAATTTGAACGAGAAAATTGGAATTAGGAGGGACCAGAGAAGATGGAAAAAGGTTGAATCAGGAAGAACCAGAGAAAGACTCAACACCGATGCAAATGATGAATCGAAATTCGAAAACACAggtgtttcttttttttcatggATGGGCCGGACAGACCCGACCCGATCATACCGGGTTTTTTGGTGTAAAAATTAATATTGGAGTTCAGCCCAATATAATGAACCCATTTTTATTTGGCCTGGACAATGAGCCCATTTTTATACAATCTCAACCACCAAAACCTTTGGGCCTGAGAGCCTATAAACTGACAACAGCAACAAAAAAAATGATAGAAGTGATCCAGTTATTATGATCCACtggttaaataataaaagaagtgaTCGCAATCATAGAAAAACTAGGAATGAAGAGAATGAGGAGAAAATGGTGTTGCTTGAAGAGGACGACATCTCTGAGAAATCTATGCATGCATAAAAAGTCTGATTGCGAGAATTTTTTTGATCACGTCTTTTCTATTGGCAAGATGGAGAGTGCAATGCATGCAATTTGGAAGACGTCTAAAAGAGTTTTACATAATGGAAGAGAGGAGTAACCGATTTCAGTTTTTCTTTAGGAAGAAAACTGATGCATTGAGAGTAGAACGAAGATCGCCATGgctattcaaaaaattttattctccATCTGTGTTGATGGATGAAggtcaaggatccgaagagatgCGGATCAGAGCTCTTTAAGTTTGGGTTCAATTATGGAATTTACCTAAACAATTTAAAATCCCATATGGTAGATGTAAATTGGGAAACAAATTAAGGGATATAAGTGATATTGACTTCTTTGAAGTAAGAGGAAAGGCGTTAAGGATCATCAAGGTCAAAGTGAAAATTGACGGAGGAAAAAGATCGAAGGATTCTCTCAAAATTTCTTGCCTTAATCAGGTCAAAGTGAAAGTAGACTTGAGATATGAAAAATTTGGAGTTTTTTGCACCTATTGTACCTATTTCTTAGTCCATGACTAAAAATATTGCCAAAAGTTCTTGgatgattcaaaaaaaatatcaaagGATTATATTACGGAATGGATGAAAATAGATAagattgcaaagagaatagacaACAAGAATGACACCAAATAGGCCTACACTAGATTATTTGGTGCATCCATTTATCAGCCGAGGAAGAAGCCAGCCCCTTCACGATTCATTGAGAGTTTCTCGGGCCTATGAATGCAAGAGAATAAAAAGGATACAGCCACCAAGGACATTATACATGAAAAGGTGAAATATGATGAATTACAAAGAGTATCAGAAGAATCTTGGAATGTAATCACACGTGATGGTTCCCGGTGGTATTAGAAGAAATTTTCAGCCTCAtgaatataaatgactgaatAGCAAatttttcaacaacaccaatcgATTGTCCTAAATGAATGAGTCTACAATTGGTGGGTGCCAGTCGTGAAGTTGCACCAAAAGCCTCACGAGGATACTAAGTTGGAATTGTCGAGGTTTGGGGAGACCCTAACAATCCAAAACCTGAAAGGGATATATCAATTGCACTCTTCCGAGGTTGTTTTTGTCTGTGAAACTAAGAATTAACCTCGTCTAGTAGAAAGTAAACTCAGGTTGTGTAGGTTGTTGATTTGAGTTTATGAATTCGTCAGACATAGTTGGTGGTAGTCTTTTAGCTTGGAAGAAATTGAAGGAGGTGAGAATCATTTCGACTGGTGAATTCTATATTGTTGCAAAAGTTAATGATGTGAATAAGAAGTTAGTTGTTATCTACATGAGAATATCATATTAAAATCATTTGGGTCAATTTGGTGAGTTTTCAACTATACTACAACAATTCCAAGACAAAATGGTAATAATGGTGAATTTTAATACTATTGTAAgtcaagaagaaaagaagggaacaACCTTAAATCCTAGTCTTTTAtagtagattttattaattttgtcatTGAAAATGGTTTGTGGACTTAGAGATGATTGGTAGAAATTTTACTTGGTCTAATAAATGAAAAAGAATAGAGTAAATTTTGGAGAGATTAGATCGTGCAATGACAAATGGTAATTAGATGAATGAGTACCCAGTAGCTTCAGTTCTTCGGCTACCTGAAAATGGATCATCCCATATTCTAGTTCCAAGAACTTTGATGTGAGAATTCTACAATCCATCAAATAATTACCAATGCTTGGATATCAGTATTTGAATGGTTAATTATGTTTGTCTTCTCCTAGAAAATGAAGATTTGCAGGCATAAACTAGTTTAGTGGCAACACATCTCAAGAACCAATTCGAAAGTAGAAATTTTAAGGAATTATTAGGCTGAATTGAAATTCTCAGGAAGGCTGGGATTAATGGTGGTGAAGAGTTAGATGAATCGAAAGGGGATAGGAACACGGAGTTCTTTCACCAATGATTCCAATCTAGATTCCATCAAAACAAAATTTAGAGACTGAAAAATAATGACAAGAGATTTGCTTCCACTAATTTAGAGATAGTTGTAGTAGCTGAagattattttaagaaaattttctCCTTAACTAATGATGATGATCCAGAGATGGCATTTGAAGGATTTTCTACTGAAGTTACTCCTGCTATGAATAGAAGCTAAAGCGCTTCATCACTATTGTGGAAGTAAAGAGGGTAATTTTCAAGGTGCATCCTCAGAGTGCCCCCCAGAGAATGAAGGGTTTACCTCTAAATGTTTCTAGTTCTACTAGGATGCAATGgcagaaaatattttttagacaATCTAAAGTTGCTTTGTAGGCGAAAGAATGCTGAAGGGGTTTAATCATATCCAAATTTGTCCAATATCAAAGGTCACAGATGTAAAAGACATGACCCAGGTTAGATAAATTAGTTTATCTTTtatgatttataaatttatttccgAAGTACTTGTTCATAGGCTTCAAGGAGTCATGAATTAGTTAATTAGCCCTGATTCGAGTGCCTTTTAGAAAGGAAGACtaatctctgataatatcctTATAACTCATGAATGTATGCATTACTTAAAATAAAAAGGTGTGTCTAATTGATAAAATGACTCTGAAACTTGATATAAGCAAGGCCCATTGACATTTCTATGGTTTATATTGCATAAGCTAAAATTTGAGCCTAAATAGATTGGTTGGATTCAAGAGATGGTGATTATAATTTCTTATTCTATTATCGTTGAAAGTCAATTATATGGCTATTTTAAGCCAAATAGAGGTATCAGATAAGGTGATTCTTTGTCTCCATGTGTCTTTCTCTTTTGTGCAAAAGATCTTTCCTTCTTGATAAATAAAACAGAACAAAAGCAGCACATCTCTAGTATCCAGATCAATCAAAGATACCTTTCAATAAATCACTTGCTGATTGCAAATGATTCGATTTTATTCAGTAAAGAAGATGAGAATAAATATGATAACATTTAACTACTCAATGCTTATCAAAATTTCAGTGGTCAGAAAGCAAATCTATATAAGCCCACTTTACTTTTTTAGTAATAATATTCCTATAGAAAAGCAAATGTACTTGACAGAGAGGCTCAATATTAGACATATTATTACAAAAGAGAAATATTTGAGGCTATCCTCAATTGgtaaaagatgaaaaatacaactttttttttgaaattaaagagtTTCAAGGCTGTAAGCGACATCTACTATCTACTGTAAAaaaagcatgttcaaatcaaaatAGTAGGAGAGACAAtcctcattttattttctataatGCTTTCGGCATTTCGGATTCATTAATTAGTGAGATTTATAGTATTCTATCTCAATTTTCGTAGGAGAAAAAGGCTCAAAGAGAAAGATGGCTTGGATTAGTTGGGATATTTTGTCAAGGCCTAAAGTTGAAGGTGGTTTGGGTTTCAAAGATGTTTGGGAATAGAACTTAGCTTCATTAGCTAACAATGCTAGAAATTAGCTACCCAACTACATTCACTGCTCACGAAAATTCTCAAAAGCAATTATTTATGATATAGTAATGTAATGAAGGCAAAAGTAGAAAACTTACCTTCATTGGGTTGGAGGAGAGCAAAGTCCTTGAGAAAGGCCTAAGTTGGAAAGTTAGCTTTGGAGACACTGTTCCAAAGACTAATCTTTGAATTCCGCTTGAAAACTAGTTTCGTCCTTGCTTTTCTAAGAAGTTACTATCCCCTAGGGCAAGCATAAGATTTGTATGAAAGAGATTTCGTTACTTCTTTTTAGACTCATGGTTCCCTCCTTTCATCCATTCATGGTTCCCTAAGACTCAATTATTAACTAGTCAAATAGTTGTTTGGAGTGTGTTAAGGAGATTATGCTACGAAATATAAGTTGGGACCAAAACCTCATCTCAAATACCTTCAGCCTAGAGATTTACAAATGGATACTTGTTACAAAAATTTGGAATGGAGAATATCAACTTTCCTCGACTAGGagtgaaaaatatgaagtaaactCAGGTTACCAAATAGCTTACCTATTTCATCACCACCCAATTGACTTCTACTCTGACCAATGAAACACAAGGAAACTTGAAGACTCTTATGGAAGCTCTATATActtcaaaaaattaaattctctCATTAGAGATGCGTCCATGAAAAGCCGCTAGTCTTGCAAGTCCTCCACTACTAAATCCCTTTCATGTCACAAATCTGTAGAAAATGCACCCAGAAGCTTGAATCAATCTGTCAttgtcttttctttttgcttgtttCAAAGCCTCGAAAGTATAGagaaaaaaatcacaccttgTCCAAGCAATTGGCCTTGGACATCTCTTTTTTTGACGAGCTTGGTCGAAACTGATCGAAGTGCTTAAAAGACAATTAAATAGCACTAGTGCCTTAAAGAAAGTGGTAGTTTTGTGTTGGATTATTTAGAAAGCATGAAATCAATTCACCTTCAAGTGAGAGTGTGTTCCAGTTGATCTAATTTTGGAGTCATCACACAATCAAGCTTCTACCATGTCATGACCAATACTAGTCGCTAGACGCTACTATTCGGCTTATCTTGGGGACTCTAAACTAGatatagatatataaatatgAGCCAGTATTACTTTATTGAGGTCGCAAGTTAGCTAAATATACGAGTTAAAATATAGGCGGTTCATACATCATCATGTTTCATATAAAATACACCACTACTTGTTTATATAAGTCAGGCTCTTATATACAGATGCTAAGACTGATAATATCAGTCCATGTCTCACAACAGCCACCTTATGCTAGGACCTATCTAACTTATGTAAATATGTATAAAAGATATTGACCCTCTAAAAAGTCTATACACAGCGAGGGCAAGGACTACCACTACTACTAGCCATATATCGATGATAGTTGAAAGAACAAGGAACGTTGTGTTGAAGTAGAACGGGTCACTCTAACGCACCAGTAATGTTGCTGCTGCTCACCTTCCCAACAGCCCCCGCCTCCACTACCTTGGACGAGCTAGAATACAGATCAGCCATCATCTGCTCGATCCACAT contains:
- the LOC112740219 gene encoding uncharacterized protein isoform X1 is translated as MYGDQLNLTNGDLLDRTPSGAVHVMTPSNQANTPQLSEQLKSDTMNDDAMIGPDDAEPVEAGQDEQKAEDPLNKFLPPPPKAKCSEELQRKINKFLEYKKAGKSFNAEVRNRKNYRNPDFLLHAVRYQEIDQIGSCFSKDVFDPHGYDSSDFFDEIEADMRRESERKEHEKKKAQKMEFIAGGTQPGIVAAGAPRISLPVAGGSAVAASGLVPPIADSINRDGRQNKKSKWDKVDGDRKNPLPSVGQDSVSTVGAHAAILSAVNAGSGYMLFVQQKRREAEVKRSTEKRSEIRS
- the LOC112740219 gene encoding uncharacterized protein isoform X2 — translated: MYGDQLNLTNGDLLDRTPSGAVHVMTPSNQANTPQLSEQLKSDTMNDDAMIGPDDAEPVEAGQDEQKAEDPLNKFLPPPPKAKCSEELQRKINKFLEYKKAGKSFNAEVRNRKNYRNPDFLLHAVRYQEIDQIGSCFSKDVFDPHGYDSSDFFDEIEADMRRESERKEHEKKKAQKMEFIAGGTQPGIVAAGAPRISLPVAGGSAVAASGLVPPIADSINRDGRQNKKSKWDKVDGDRKNPLPSVGQDSVSTVGAHAAILSAVNAGSGYMLFVKNGERQR